In Juglans microcarpa x Juglans regia isolate MS1-56 chromosome 1S, Jm3101_v1.0, whole genome shotgun sequence, the genomic stretch tacagTATTAAACACGAATCTCACGATCAAAACCCTAGAAGTGTGTTCGCAGGCTTTGGATCAGGGGGCAGGGGAATCTCTATAAAAGGAAAGGGGACGTGATGTGGTACGGTTACCAGGCAGTACCTCAAACCCAGCTCGATAGGTGGGGATGGTGTCTCTCACGCGATCAACGAACCTGGGTTACCTTCGCCGTGGGTCTTGAGATGCTTCCAATTCGTGCGATTAGTTGGGTTGCCTTCCAATTCGTGCGTTTCCTAGAGATTGCAGATGAGATGGCCCCCTCAACTATGCCGTGAAGTGGGCTGAACTGGTGAGCTTTGGCGTTGATGACGGCAGGAGATGGGTCTGGCATCGAGTGAGGAGCTCTGCATGGTGATGAAGATGAGGGGTGTGTGAAAGGGGTGGGTGAGGGATTTCAAGACCTCTGCGTCGAGATGAGGGTGCGTTTCGGGCTTGGGTGAAGGGGTGGGTGAGCTTCGTTCGCCTTCATTACACCCGTGTAATGGAAACAGTCGAAAAGTAAAGTAACGGTCAGAAGAGTTTTGTCTTAGATGAGAACACATCAAAGACTTTTCCGTCAAACGAGttcaaaaatattgaaatcatcTTCAATATTACTTTCCGTACGAAATGAGCTGAAGTCTCCTCAAGTCTCCTCCGAATCCAAACTGCACCCATATTAACTATTACCTTGACTTTtagcctcgtttattttttaagataaaataagatgaaatgagttaaaattaaagttaaaagttgaataaaatattgttagaatatatatttttttaaattgtttttgttttgagatttgaaaaagttaaattcgttattttattttgtgtgaaaatttgaaaaaattgtaatgattagatgagttaaaaagAGTTGCGAAAACAATCGACGCTACGAGGCACAactttcatcattttacacTCATGAATCACTTCATACGAAAGAGTGAAATCTTGTTTCTCTTCATCCGTGAGTTTGAAACTCTTCTGGATAATTCTTCCTCCACACTCAATCCTCTGCTGATTAGTCTTAGAGACAAACTCTTTGCTAAACAATGAACCTCACCCTAGCCTTCATAGAAGGAAGGGACCTAGCCTTGCAAGAATTTCAGGAGGCACAAGCTCAAGTTCATCAAAGCTAGCAGAATAAGGCATAGCAGTTATTGGAGACTTGGGAGAAACCAGAAAGGGGATTTGTTAAGGTTAATTGGGACGCCTCTTTAGatgtaaaaagaaagagaatggaGATTGGTATCATTATAAGAGATGAAGAAGGAGAGGCTTTGGTGGCTGAGTGTGATATCAAGAATAATGTGGTAAATGCAGCTGTTGCAGAAAGTTTGGCCTTGAGAAAAGCAGCTGAATTGTGCTCAGATCTCAACATTCAAAAAGCTATCTTTGAGGGCGATGCAAAGGAAGTAGTTGAGGCTGTACTGAGTGAGAAAGAAGCTGTTCTTGACTTTAGTTCTATCATCGATGATGTTAAGTTTGACTTCAGAAATAGGACACATTGGTTTATTCAATTTGCTAGTAGGAAAAAGAACACAATAGCTCATATTTTAACAAAGAAAGCTTTAGAGATACGAAAAGAAATAGTTTGGATAGAAAAGGTCTTGGAATTCACTATGGGATGCCTTCTTAATGATACAAGTTGTAAAACGTAATTTCAATGGAAAGTTTCTGaggttattttcaaaaaaaaaaaaaaaaaggtagtaactaagtgagataaaatgaaagataaagcTCCTTTTGAGTGCAATAGAgttcatatcatctaatcttaacatccaaatatcacaaatataaacattttttaatttcaaaattttaacttttttatctaattattacaactttctcaaacttctaaataatacacaaaaaaataattcaactttttcaaataaaaaaatattaaaaaattatattaatctaacaatatttcaactttataatctttttattcaattttttctctcattttctaaaatcccataaaatatcttaattcaaactattttattactatttacaaattatttcattattatttataatttttttattgtcaatATCCAAACCAGTAGTATTGCTCTTGAGCTGTAGTGTCAAGAGTATTGGTATAAAGTCAAACCTCCATTCGACTCATACCATTGTTGAAGGGTACGTATTGCTTTATGGGATTAGTTTATTGGACATTGTATATAATAGTCTGACTTTTTATGCCAAgaataatttgaaaactcatgtacttaatatatttgttcaaagtatcaaataattaaaagagatcattaattgattttataaaaaaaaaaattctatctcAAGCCAATGTTTAAAgtaaacctaataaaatatttacgtaatataatttaatttaaaagataaattttaaaatttaaatcttacaaatcaaatattaacatttaaataatgtaaatattatattctacaCATCggcttgagaatataataattatttataaaatgttataattgcAAGTTTTACAAAAAGTGATGAACAGTTATAATTGCAAGttatacacttaaaatcatttccttaatcactaagttaaaaaaaaaaaaagaagcaagtGGTCAACTAGagcggtaagagtggggcgACAGACTATCATTTCCTTTATTTGAGATAGGATCATACTACTTTGCTGCCTAACATTACCACTAGGTGTATCTCTAGAACAATTGCATTTTTTCTAAAACAGTTTTTagatatctttaaatatttaaaaaaaaaaagttttgttatacatcagtcactattcaccccACACTTGacagctttttctttttttttttcttttttttatataggatgTGAGGTATGTgttagtgaatagtagttgatgagaagaaatattaaaaaaaaaacaaattcactAGAAATAACTTTCTTAACCATTTAAGaaagaattaaaatacatgagcggTCAAATCTAAGAGGCAAAACCAAGGAGCaacctagcattttccttttgagataTTTAACATCATAAAACCCTTATGTTGATTAATTATACTTAAGTGTTTCTTTCAATCAAATCAcgaaccattaaaaaaaaactttatggTAAGTAAAAAGTTTACTATTTAATTCGAGagtatcaataaaaaatacgtGACATTACAAAATCTCTGTTAGCAACTCCAGCAACTACTCTCAAGTTATCATTATCAAAGTATAATACAATAAATTGGTACCAcctctataataaaaaataaaaaaagaagaaaaaactatttatgtaaattattatatgcatgcatcaaATATTGGAAGTGTTTTCAGCATAGTTTGTTAATATGGGTACCCTGGCAATGGTGACTTGAATGGCCTTCCCCATAGGTTCCGTCTAGCGGTGGTAATTTGTGTTCGCAAGTCGTGTCTGTGTCGTGTTAAGTTACGaacatttgattatataaatCAACCCAAACATAACTCATTAAGCTAAATAGGTTAGACATTTAAATTAGCTCTAAAAAGACCTATTTAAATAGCGGATGATACAACATTacacatttaataattaattagaaatggtTCAACACGATATGACCAATTTCAACCCTCATGTAAATCTGTTGAATTGAcatgcataactcatttgacctgattaatataatttcatatgacaattaaaatatatatttattaatagctacaatatctaaaaataccAATAAGATTATatgctaacaaaaaatattaatatttttagattttaacttataataaactaatatcacaaactcaacaataacaaatatgagtataggtccaaaattacaattttaacaataaaaatgtaagcatattgagaaatactaatattacaactcaacaataataaaattataattttaaaataaaatttaaaaggttATGTAGGTTGACCcatttattaatcatatcttAACGGGATAAGCAAGTCAACCCATTTTAACCCAAACCGATTTATATCAAACCCAAGCTAACTAAGTTCATAACGAGTTTTTTGAGTTCACGagtcatgtcacatattgtcacttCTAATTGTGACTTTTGTCTATTTATGGGTATCCATGAGTACATCATAAAGATTTATTGATCTAGATAGTTTGAAATCTACGATCAAATCTCTTAAGAGTTTTTGACTGAATTCTAGGAACTTATGGAAACAATACGAGTATGGTATGGATTGCCACTTTAAATTGTTGGAATATGTACAAATTTGAATGTAATTCGGGTATTTAGCTTATAGAAATCCACGGGTATAATACCCCGTAATATATGTAGTGTCTCAATCCATCTGATCTACGAGAAAGATCCATAGTAAGATAGCGTCCAAGCAATCATTCTGCCTTGAAACTCAAGATTTCTATTTAAATGATCATCTCTTACTCCCAATTCCTGTGACATGAGTTATTAGTCGTGCATCTCATGCCATTCAACCGACCGACAATTGATGGGACCCTCTTAAATTGGCACAAATTAGTAAATTACGTAATTTTCCATGAGTGGTTACTTTTAGAACCCCTACCATTCACACCCTCTCGGTATCATAGGAAAGCATGTTTTGTTAATATATGAGCAACTACTTTTGCTTCTCTAGGGTTGGTTTGTtttcaagattaaaatttaaaattttaaaagtattttatctcatcattataatttttttaaattcttacataaaataaaataaataattcaattttttcaaatctcaaaacaaaaataatattaaaaaatatattctaacaattttttatttaattttttaactttaatcttaacttatctcatctcatattaaaaaaaataaaataactttccaCATCGCTCTTCCACTAAGCAATCTTCGAGTATCTTCAATAACCTTTCCATTCATAGACCAGTTTTCTTCTATGCTAGTAGTAGCTTGGATGACAGTCTTGGCATCGCCCTCATAAATCACCCTTGAGTGCCAAAGGTCTGTGGCTTGGTTGTCATAACCCTCAACCTTCACAATGGAGGTCCAGAATTCGATACCCCTCCCCCAAAAAGGGGGGAAAAAATCACCCTTGAGAAACTAAGACGAGCACAAATTTCTATTGCTCTTCTCAAAGCATAGGCTTTTGCCACACATAGTGCCATCATATGGTTGTATCTTATACACAAGGAAGCTAAAATTTCACCCTTTGAATCTCTCAGTATGATTCCAAGACTCACCTTTCCATTCTTTACATTTGTTGCTGCATCCCAATTAGCTTTAACTCTCAAAGCCCTTTGTTAGTTTTCCATCTAGTCATATTTCTTGCACTTGCTGGATCTGCTTGTTGTTCCTTTATATTTGTCTGCTCTTGATCGAACTCCTCAAGACCTGCCATGGCTACTGTTATTAACTTCTTTAGGCATTCAAATTGgtttataaaaattacaaaattctTCCTAGCTTAGATTTTTCTTATGATAATAACCATTAGGTCTAGATCCTTTTTTCGCAACTTCTATGTTAGCTTCTTCCACATTCTTAGAAAACTCAATGCTGATCTTGACCATTTGTGAACTGGGCTACTCTCTTCAGACCACACACATCACTGGTTGTTGGGCGTCCCCATAGGGCATGACACACTGACTTCTCTACAAATAGGTCATAAGGGAGAATCTACAATATGCctatcaaataaattttttcttctaggCAGAATTTCATGACTGGTTTTGCATATGAAATGTTTGACATACCTAGGAACTTTTAATTCTCATAGATGCTGACAACAAACATCTCCATCTGTCTGCTTTGAAGATCTCATTGCCCTTTTCCTTGATAGCTCAAAATGGTAAACACTTCTAACTGATTATTTCCCATCTTTAGTAAGCCTCCAGACCTTTCTATCTTCAACTCCTCATTTACTAAAAGGGATACTAATGATTGTCTCAGCCACTTGATtgttaaaaatttcaacaatagAATTTTCCTTCCAACATCTAGTTTCAGCATTGATGAGTTCTGCTACTCTTGAATCTCTAGTTAAATCTTCACAGGGGGTTGAACTTTGTAAGAAGAATAAATTGGGAGCCATTTGTCACCTTGTATCCTACTCTCTTTTCCATTTCTCACCCTCCAAATCCGTTCTTATTGAAGTAAGTCTAATGAAGACCATAAGTTTATCCAAATCATTGATGGCCCATGTCCAAGTTTAGCAACCAAAAATATTGACATTTTTAAAGTACTTTTCCTTCATAGTCTGTGCTCCATTGAGGATTGATTGGAAAGCAAACTCCAGCATTCCATTGACGGATTTCATGTCTCAAAACCCTAGTCCCCCTCTCTTATTTGATTCCTCCATCTTTGTCCAGCTtctccattggatcattttcttaTCTTGCTTGTGACCCCAACAGAACCTAGACATTATTGAGCATATATCATTGCAAAGCTTTTTAGGCTGCTTAAAAACACTAATGGGAAAAGTAGGAATAGCTTGAAACACTGCCTTTAGGAGTACCTCCTTCCTTTCTTGTaacaaaaagttatttttccAACTGTTAATCTTATGCCACACACTCTCTTTAATGCTTCTAAAGGTATTATAGTTTGATCTCCCCACTATGGTTGGTAGTACTAGGTACTTTTCATAACCACCATTGGGAGACATACCAGTTACTTGAATTATCTAATTCCTGGTTAGATGATCTATGTTGGAGTTGAAAAAGATACAAGTTTTTAATCCACTTCTAACCAAAAAACAATTTCTCTGTAACAGCTTTTAAGTAGTCCCATTCAATTCGATCATATGATTTTGACTTGTCTAACATGAGAGCCATACTTTCTTCATAGAGTGAAGGATCTCATAAGCAACCATTACATTATCAGTGAGAAGCCTCCCTAAGATAAAAGCACTCTAATTTGCATATATAATGGTTGTAagtaatttctttaatttgaacAGAATATTACATAAACTGATTGGCCTGAAGTCACCAACAAGATTGGGAGTTGTCGCTGAGGGAATTAGTGCAATATAAGTAAAATTGAGAAAATGATCCAAACCCTCCCCCACTCTTAAAAAGCTGAGAACTGCGTAACGAACCTCTTCTCCTATAGTGTCCTAATGGTCCTAATAGAAACATGCACCATACCCATCAAGGCCTGGAGACTTTAGAGGATCCATTTGATGAAGAGTCTCCTCCACTTCAACTCTACTAAAGTATCTTTGTAAGTCTGCATTCATGTCATATGTCACTCAGTTCTCCACATGATTTAAATAGTCATTGATCGCCTCCCTTGAAGGATTTGTGGATCTGAAAAGCTTTGCAAAGTGTTGCAAAAAAGCCCTTTCAATCTCAGATTGTTCCTTCACACTCTGTCTTGGCagtctaaaatttgatttatccaattcatttttcttctttaagttGCATACGCATGAAAGTACTTGGTGTTCCTATCACCTAGTTGGTACCAGTTCCTTTTTGCTCTCTACTTACACTTTCTCCTCTTGTTCCAACAATGTGTCCAATTCTCCTTGAAGGCTTTTTATAGAAGCAACATCGTGATAGCTCTTTTCCTCTTGCATTTTCTTAAGCAGTTCAGTTTGACTGGCaatattcttttcattcttcttGAATTTGCTAGAACTCCATCTGCTTAGTACTCTACTGCAAAACTTTAGCCTTTCTTGAACCCTTTTGATAGGCCTCGAAGGAGCATCCCTTTCCAACCATttagatttaataatttgatcACATTCTTCATCCATGGCCCAACTAGCTTCATATCTGAACACCTTATTCCTCCATCTTGGTCTTTGTTATTTTATCTTGGAGGACATCAATATGGGTTTGTGGTATGAATTCCTAGAAGCCAAAGTATCCACACTAACCTCTTTAAAGACCTCTGACCATTGAGGAGTTGCAACTACCATGCCCGATCTCTTTTTTATAAATGGCACGTCCTCATGTCTGTTGCTCCATGTAAACTTATCACCCCTCCACCTCAAATcaaataaactattattttccaGGGCCTTCCTAAAGTTTTCCATTTGGCTATCTACTCTTTGTCTACCTCCACACTTCTCATCttgtgaaataatttcattgaaatccctTGTCATACAACAAAGCTGATGATTAGATGGTCTAAATAGAGGTAGCAAAGCCCAAGATTCATTCCTTTTACTAGACTTTGGATGCCTATAAAAACCTATAAGAAGTTACTTAGCCATATTCCCCTCTAGTATCAGAGCATTTATATGTCTTTGTGAGAAACTTTGTACCTCTGCTCCAACTTATGATTTTCATAGCAATGCAAACCCACCACTTCTTCCCCTTTGTTTTACCAGAAAACAACCTTCAAACCCCAACATTCTTTCTGAGGaatcaaatttaaaacacattagtTTTGTCTTAATGAGAAAAACTACACTGGGTTGCATATTCTTCATCAATAGGCAAAGATCTTGAATTGTCCAATGGTTTCGAAACTCCCTACAGTTCCAACTTAACATGATCATGGCAATTGGCAGAACTGATCAACAGCCTCCACCAATGACTTTGTTGGCACCCAAGACCTTTCCAAACCAAGGTGGCCCCCATCCAAGAGGTGCGCGTAGCACCCATAATAGTTCTGACCAAGGAAGTGACATAAAATGAGGAAATAACTAGACTAATGAGGGGAGCATGCCATCATCAAGAGGAGATACACAATTGGCACGAAGTGATTTCTTCTAAGATACCAAaccatcttcattttcttcaacgTTTCATTCACCATTGGAAaccatagttttaaatttcataccgtaccggccggtacgaccgaaatttttcgtttcggccgtccggccggtacaggtactataaatgttccgtaccggccaaaataccggccgtaccagCCGGTACCGGTCGTTtcggcctgaatttcggcctgtgtttttttttttcattttttcaaactataagtttattttttaactcccaattcagactagattatttataatttatatatatatatatgtatttatatataatttatttatatatagactattattttggaatataatttttatatatatttatatatatattttattcatatatcgactatcccgaaatattatctcgaaacgctatcccgaaacggtaccggtatcaaaatatttcgtttcagtgccttgaccggtacgacgtccggtacgatattcaaaacattgttggAAACACTATAATAGAGAACACGCAATGTCAAAAAAGCTTGTATCATCATCATACATAGTGAATTCAATCTCCAAAAGACCTATGAACATAAGTTTTAGTGTTGAATCACATAAATCTcaatatctctttatatattttgcacacatttatttaaaaatccaTGGATAAACAATATATTAGTATTCACCCATTGAAAAAATGCACAGTAGAAactgtttttaaaaaattatatcagtaaagagtaatgttatatacagtcatgGAGTGTATAAGTACtacacaattattttaaaaaagagtaagatttattattaaaaaattaattattttcatatatattttatatttattcattttttttttttaaaagttatgcGATACTTAAATATTCTACTAtaacaaaatatcatttctcatcaatAAATACAAGAACTCTAGACTGATTTTAGTATTTACCGAATATCCATGCATCATCATAGATCATTCAACAATACAATTGGTGTTGAACCCgatggaaagaaaaatgcacCTCAATCTATTTCCTACTTCCACGCACCCACCAGGATGTAATAAAAATTGTTATTATCATTAATATTCACACTCAGGTGCTCAAAAGTCAAAAAAATGGCAGCGAAGAGtaggaaatggaagaaaatgatgGCACAGATAAAAAGAAAGGAGGGACCATAGAAGAATTAGGTGTGGGGGCAACGAATCATAGAGCAGCAGTCAGTCAGTCAGAAAATCCAGCGTTGTTGTCAGCATTTTATAGTCATTGACGCGGCTGcgtctctttccttttcctctttAAAACTATTTATTGCATTCACACGCCTTTTCATAACGGCCAAAACCAGGCTTTTTTCCTCTCATCACTCTCCAACgtcaaagataaaaaaagataaagataaagaaaaagaaaattagagacTCAGAGACTGCCATTAAAGTTAAAGTCCACAGAGCGAAAACAAAAAAGGATTCGAACCGATTGAACAAAGTGaaatttggttcttttttttcccactcAGCCAGcaattgtgttttattttaggGTTAAATAGATGTTTTTTCCCCTACTTTTTAAGCTTTGACTGTTTTATGATGGAAAacttttatatatcatattactATTTCACTTTCATTCTATTAagtatgatatgatatatttatcattattaaataatcatttattatatacttatttatcatttaatggtgataaatgtgtcacatactacttaatataatcaaaataggatgagagtgtgatatataacattactcgtaAAACTTCTAAATGGATATTGTTTTTTGGGTAATGATACATTTACactttatttattactattttagtatctagttatttcttttttctttttgctatttgaatttggatttaaaatttcaaaacatgatcttcttgtataatctaaaagaaaataatttcaatcaaTCAACATAATCATGcaaattgatgaaaaataaatttaattgtataaaaattaactcaaagagcaaaagaaggtcagattttataaaattaa encodes the following:
- the LOC121247257 gene encoding uncharacterized protein LOC121247257, which codes for MEIGIIIRDEEGEALVAECDIKNNVVNAAVAESLALRKAAELCSDLNIQKAIFEGDAKEVVEAVLSEKEAVLDFSSIIDDVKFDFRNRTHWFIQFASRKKNTIAHILTKKALEIRKEIVWIEKVLEFTMGCLLNDTSCKT